From the Quercus lobata isolate SW786 chromosome 6, ValleyOak3.0 Primary Assembly, whole genome shotgun sequence genome, one window contains:
- the LOC115993760 gene encoding uncharacterized protein LOC115993760: MLQQQLFMSRGASARASKSGLIQMPLSLGASDDVVDGSSSFKSPNTVEREIIASNPSLSRNSTTRIKMVLGYSVIDFTICILCCQPCLLCWMLLLSLQQSEPKQVLIAT; encoded by the exons ATGCTCCAGCAGCAACTCTTCATGTCTCGCGGTGCCAGCGCTAGAGCCAGCAAGTCTGGTCTGATACAGATGCCGCTTTCTTTGGGTGCCTCCGACGATGTCGTTGATGGGTCATCGTCTTTCAAGTCTCCCAATACA GTGGAAAGGGAAATCATTGCAAGCAATCCAAGTCTGAGTAGAAACAGTACTACCAG GATTAAAATGGTTCTGGGCTATTCTGTGATTGATTTTACAATCTGCATACTATGCTGCCAACCATGTCTTCTTTGCTGGATGCTGCTTCTCTCTTTACAACAATCTGAACCTAAACAG gtCTTAATTGCTACTTAG